The Neisseria sicca genome includes a window with the following:
- the lysS gene encoding lysine--tRNA ligase, protein MSEQNNPQTEPQLDENQIIALRREKLHNIRQQRNAYPNDFKRDSFAADLHAQYGEVSKEELDPQAVPVKIAGRMMLKRQMGKASFATIQDVTGQIQLYLNNKGVSQEVLDDFNHWDLGDIVGAEGTLFKTNHGELTVRVSDIRLLSKSLRPLPDKHKGLSDQETKYRQRYVDLIANEESRNTFIKRSQIIQSVRNFMVNEHYLEVETPMMHPIPGGATAKPFVTHHNALDIPLYLRIAPELYLKRLVVGGLERVFEINRSFRNEGMSVRHNPEFTMIEFYEAFSDYERMMQMAEDIIRNASRTVNGTAKISYNGKEVDLESPFERLTILEAIKKYNPHYTDEQLNDAEWLKKEIVKHGESLPPSPGIGSLQLALFEGCAEGKLWNPTFIVDYPVEVSPLARASDTKQGLTERFELFVVGRELANGYSELNDPEDQAERFKAQVAQKDAGDDEAMHYDADYIRAMEFGLPPTGGCGIGIDRLVMLLTDSQTIRDVILFPQMRPE, encoded by the coding sequence ATGAGCGAACAAAACAATCCGCAAACCGAGCCGCAGTTGGACGAAAACCAAATCATCGCCCTGCGCCGCGAAAAACTGCACAACATCCGCCAACAGCGCAACGCCTATCCCAACGATTTCAAGCGCGACAGCTTTGCCGCCGATTTGCATGCCCAATACGGCGAAGTCAGCAAGGAAGAACTCGACCCGCAAGCCGTCCCCGTCAAAATTGCCGGCCGCATGATGCTCAAACGCCAAATGGGCAAGGCGAGTTTTGCCACCATTCAAGACGTGACCGGTCAAATCCAGCTTTATCTGAACAACAAAGGCGTGAGTCAGGAAGTTTTGGACGATTTCAACCATTGGGACCTGGGCGACATCGTCGGCGCGGAAGGTACTTTGTTCAAAACCAACCACGGCGAATTGACCGTGCGCGTGTCCGACATCCGCCTGCTGTCCAAATCCCTGCGCCCGCTGCCTGACAAACACAAAGGCTTGAGCGATCAGGAAACCAAATACCGTCAACGCTACGTCGATTTGATTGCCAACGAAGAATCGCGTAATACGTTTATCAAACGTAGCCAAATCATCCAATCCGTGCGCAATTTCATGGTGAACGAGCATTATCTCGAAGTCGAAACCCCGATGATGCACCCGATTCCCGGCGGCGCGACGGCGAAACCGTTCGTGACCCACCACAACGCTCTGGACATTCCGCTCTACCTGCGCATCGCCCCCGAACTGTATCTGAAACGCTTGGTGGTAGGCGGTTTGGAGCGCGTGTTTGAAATCAACCGCAGCTTCCGCAACGAAGGCATGTCCGTGCGCCACAACCCCGAATTCACCATGATCGAATTCTACGAAGCCTTCTCCGACTACGAACGCATGATGCAGATGGCGGAAGACATCATCCGCAACGCATCGCGCACGGTAAACGGCACGGCGAAAATCAGCTACAACGGTAAAGAAGTCGATTTGGAAAGCCCGTTTGAGCGCCTGACCATTCTCGAAGCCATCAAAAAATACAATCCGCACTACACCGACGAGCAGTTGAACGATGCGGAGTGGCTGAAAAAAGAAATCGTCAAACACGGCGAAAGCCTGCCGCCGTCCCCCGGCATCGGCAGCCTGCAACTTGCCCTGTTTGAAGGTTGCGCCGAGGGCAAACTGTGGAACCCGACCTTCATCGTCGATTATCCGGTCGAAGTTTCCCCGTTGGCACGCGCTTCGGATACGAAACAAGGACTGACCGAGCGTTTCGAATTGTTCGTTGTCGGCCGCGAGCTGGCAAACGGCTATTCCGAGTTGAACGACCCCGAAGACCAAGCCGAACGCTTCAAAGCGCAAGTGGCGCAAAAAGACGCGGGCGACGACGAAGCCATGCACTACGATGCCGACTACATCCGCGCGATGGAATTCGGCCTGCCGCCGACAGGCGGTTGCGGCATCGGCATCGACCGCTTGGTGATGCTGCTGACCGATTCGCAAACCATCCGCGACGTGATTCTGTTCCCGCAGATGCGTCCCGAATAA
- a CDS encoding Ag473 family lipoprotein — protein MKKLLIAAMMMAGLAACSQEAKQQTQEAASAVASDVNAAASEAKDAADKAVSDVKDAAADAKDAAEKAVSDVKDAAADAKASADKAVSDAKETADKALSNATEATGKAVEEAAKDAKNAAKDALNKAADATQDAADKMKDAAK, from the coding sequence ATGAAAAAATTACTGATTGCTGCGATGATGATGGCCGGCTTGGCTGCATGCTCTCAAGAGGCCAAACAACAAACCCAAGAAGCTGCTTCCGCCGTAGCTTCCGATGTCAATGCAGCCGCTTCCGAGGCAAAAGATGCGGCTGATAAAGCAGTCTCCGACGTTAAAGATGCAGCTGCCGATGCCAAAGATGCTGCTGAAAAAGCTGTTTCCGATGTTAAAGATGCGGCTGCCGATGCTAAGGCAAGTGCAGATAAAGCTGTCTCCGACGCAAAGGAAACCGCAGATAAAGCCTTATCGAATGCAACCGAAGCCACAGGAAAGGCAGTTGAAGAAGCTGCCAAAGATGCAAAAAATGCTGCTAAAGATGCTTTGAACAAAGCCGCTGATGCAACTCAAGATGCTGCGGACAAAATGAAAGACGCTGCCAAGTAA
- the aldA gene encoding aldehyde dehydrogenase, translated as MKQLAMYINGRFENDFNGEWRDVLNPSTEEPIAREPKGGKADVDRAVAAARAAQPAWERLPAVERGAYLRKIAQGIRERADELTDTIVAEGGKTKDLARVEVMFTADYLDYQAEWARRYEGEIIQSDRPRENILLFKRPLGVVAGILPWNFPFFLIARKMGPALVTGNTIVVKPSSVTPINCHIFAEIVDAVGLPAGVFNVVNGPGAEIGNALSAHPQVDMVSLTGSVEAGRQVMEAASANITKVSLELGGKAPAIVLKDADLDLAVKSILASRVGNTGQICNCAERVYVHSSLKDAFIEKMTAAMKGVRYGNPAEAEAGALEMGPLIEERAVKAVAEKVERAVKQGATLVCGGKRAEGRGYFFEPTLLTDTDNNMDIMKEETFGPVLPVSTFDTLDQVIALANDCEFGLTSSVYTTNLNEAFYVTRRLQFGETYINRENFEAMQGFHAGWKKSGIGGADGKHGLEEYLQTQVVYLETNI; from the coding sequence ATGAAACAGTTGGCAATGTACATCAACGGACGCTTTGAAAATGATTTCAACGGCGAATGGCGCGACGTATTGAACCCGTCCACTGAAGAACCCATCGCCCGCGAACCCAAAGGCGGCAAAGCGGACGTTGACCGTGCCGTAGCAGCGGCGCGTGCGGCGCAACCGGCATGGGAGCGGCTGCCTGCGGTCGAACGCGGCGCGTATTTGCGCAAAATCGCCCAAGGCATACGCGAACGCGCCGACGAGCTGACCGACACCATTGTTGCCGAAGGCGGCAAAACCAAAGACTTGGCGCGCGTGGAAGTCATGTTTACCGCCGACTATCTCGATTACCAAGCCGAATGGGCGCGCCGTTATGAAGGCGAAATCATCCAAAGCGACCGTCCGCGTGAAAACATCTTATTGTTCAAACGTCCGCTGGGCGTCGTGGCAGGCATCCTGCCGTGGAACTTCCCCTTCTTCCTGATTGCCCGCAAAATGGGTCCCGCCTTGGTAACGGGCAACACCATCGTCGTCAAACCCAGCAGCGTGACCCCGATCAACTGCCACATCTTCGCTGAAATCGTCGATGCGGTCGGATTGCCCGCAGGCGTGTTCAACGTCGTGAACGGCCCCGGAGCGGAAATCGGCAATGCCTTGTCCGCCCATCCGCAAGTCGATATGGTCAGCCTGACCGGCTCCGTCGAAGCAGGCCGCCAAGTGATGGAAGCCGCTTCCGCCAACATCACCAAAGTTTCGCTGGAACTCGGCGGCAAAGCACCTGCCATCGTGTTGAAAGACGCGGATTTGGACTTGGCGGTGAAATCCATTTTGGCTTCGCGCGTCGGCAACACCGGTCAAATCTGCAACTGCGCCGAGCGCGTCTATGTCCACAGCAGCCTGAAAGACGCGTTCATTGAAAAAATGACCGCTGCCATGAAAGGCGTACGCTACGGCAATCCTGCCGAAGCCGAAGCAGGTGCGCTGGAGATGGGCCCGCTGATTGAAGAGCGCGCCGTCAAAGCCGTTGCCGAAAAAGTGGAACGCGCCGTCAAACAAGGTGCAACGCTGGTTTGCGGCGGCAAACGCGCCGAAGGACGCGGCTATTTCTTCGAGCCGACCCTGCTGACCGACACCGACAACAACATGGACATCATGAAGGAAGAAACCTTCGGCCCCGTCCTGCCTGTTTCCACTTTCGACACGCTCGACCAAGTCATCGCCTTGGCAAACGACTGCGAATTTGGTCTGACCAGCTCCGTTTACACCACCAATCTGAACGAAGCCTTCTACGTCACCCGCCGCCTGCAATTCGGCGAAACCTACATCAACCGCGAAAACTTCGAAGCCATGCAGGGCTTCCACGCCGGTTGGAAAAAATCCGGCATCGGTGGTGCGGACGGCAAACACGGTTTGGAAGAATATCTGCAAACCCAAGTCGTTTATCTGGAAACCAATATTTAA
- the zupT gene encoding zinc transporter ZupT, translating into MLDIALPNLITAFGITLAAGLFTVLGSGLVMFSKTPNPRVLSFGLAFAGGAMVYVSLTEIFNKSNEAFVEVYDKDKAFAAATLAFLAGMGAIALIDRIVPNPHETLDPHDPAFQENKRRHIARVGMMAAFAITAHNFPEGLATFFATLENPAVGMPLALAIAIHNIPEGISIAAPVYFATRNRKKTVLACLASGLAEPLGAVLGYTMLKPFLSPFVFGAVFGVIAGVMVFLALDELLPAAKRYSDGHETVYGLTSGMAVIALSLVLFHF; encoded by the coding sequence ATGCTTGATATTGCTTTGCCCAACCTCATCACTGCCTTCGGCATCACCCTCGCCGCCGGATTGTTCACCGTATTGGGCAGCGGGTTGGTGATGTTTTCCAAAACACCCAACCCGCGCGTATTGTCGTTCGGGTTGGCGTTTGCGGGCGGGGCGATGGTGTATGTGTCGCTGACAGAGATTTTCAACAAATCCAACGAAGCCTTTGTGGAGGTTTACGACAAAGACAAAGCCTTTGCCGCCGCGACGCTGGCTTTTTTGGCGGGCATGGGGGCGATTGCACTGATTGACCGCATCGTGCCGAACCCGCACGAAACGCTCGACCCGCACGATCCCGCCTTTCAGGAAAACAAACGCCGCCACATCGCCCGCGTCGGCATGATGGCGGCGTTTGCCATTACCGCACACAACTTTCCTGAAGGTTTGGCAACGTTTTTCGCCACGCTGGAAAATCCCGCCGTCGGAATGCCGCTGGCGCTCGCGATTGCGATACACAATATTCCCGAAGGTATTTCCATTGCCGCGCCCGTCTATTTCGCCACCCGCAACCGCAAAAAAACCGTCCTCGCCTGCCTCGCTTCAGGACTTGCGGAACCTTTGGGCGCGGTTTTGGGCTACACCATGCTCAAGCCGTTTTTATCACCTTTCGTGTTCGGCGCAGTGTTCGGTGTGATTGCGGGTGTGATGGTGTTTCTCGCGTTGGACGAATTGCTGCCCGCTGCCAAGCGTTATTCCGACGGACACGAAACCGTTTACGGCTTGACGTCCGGCATGGCAGTGATTGCCTTGAGTTTGGTGTTGTTTCATTTTTGA
- a CDS encoding valine--tRNA ligase: MLDKYNPAEIESKHYQNWETQGYFQPDMDLTKPSFSIQLPPPNVTGTLHMGHAFNQTIMDGLTRYYRMKGCNTAWIPGTDHAGIATQIVVERQLAAQNVSRHDLGREKFLEKVWEWKEVSGGTITQQMRRVGCSADWTREYFTMDDVRAETVTEVFVRLYEQGLIYRGKRLVNWDPVLGTAVSDLEVESVEEQGSMWHIRYPLADNPAEAVIVATTRPETLLGDVAVAVNPEDERYTHLIGKELILPLTGRTIPVIADEYVEKDFGTGCVKITPAHDFNDYEVGKRHDTRLINVFDLEAKVLANAEVFNFKGEAQQGFALPEKYAGLDRFAARKQMVADLQEQGLLVEIKAHTLMTPKGDRTGSVIEPMLTSQWFVAMSATPNGGEPDSEFKGLSLADKAKKAVDSGAVRFIPENWVNTYNQWMNNIQDWCISRQLWWGHQIPAWYDEAGNVYVARNQEEAEKQAGKTGLTREEDVLDTWFSSALVPFSTLGWPSETDELKAFLPSNVLVTGYEIIFFWVARMIMMTTHFTGKVPFKDVYIHGIVRDHEGKKMSKSEGNVIDPVDLIDGIDLDKLLVKRTTGLRKPETAPKVEEATKKLFPEGIPSMGADALRFTMASYASLGRSVNFDFKRAEGYRNFCNKIWNATNFVLMNTENQDCGQDETQPLAYTFADQWIIGRLQQTEAAAAEAFETYRFDLAAQTLYEFVWNDYCDWYIELAKVQIQTGCPTTQRTTRRTLVRVLEAALRLLHPIIPFITEELWQAVAPLANAKTADSIMLAAYPKADPEKIVQAAFDQMAQLQDLIGAVRNLRGEMGIAPNVKAPLFVEGSVPEALLKYLPALTRLTEAKTVDRLPESEDAPVAVCNGARLMLKIEIDKAAETARLSKEAEKLQKALDKLNAKLSKPGYTEKAPAHLVEKDKADLAELEDKMAKVQNQLAKLKD; the protein is encoded by the coding sequence ATGTTAGACAAATATAATCCCGCCGAAATCGAATCCAAACACTATCAAAACTGGGAAACCCAAGGTTATTTCCAGCCCGATATGGATTTGACCAAACCGTCTTTTTCCATCCAGCTGCCGCCACCCAACGTAACCGGCACGCTGCACATGGGTCATGCCTTCAACCAAACCATTATGGACGGTTTGACCCGCTACTACCGCATGAAAGGCTGCAACACCGCCTGGATTCCGGGCACCGACCACGCGGGCATCGCCACGCAAATCGTGGTTGAGCGCCAGCTTGCCGCGCAAAACGTGTCCCGTCATGACTTGGGTCGTGAAAAATTCTTGGAAAAAGTGTGGGAATGGAAAGAAGTTTCCGGCGGCACGATTACCCAACAAATGCGCCGCGTGGGCTGCTCTGCCGACTGGACGCGCGAGTATTTCACGATGGACGACGTGCGCGCCGAAACCGTGACCGAAGTGTTCGTACGCCTGTATGAACAGGGCTTGATTTATCGCGGCAAACGCTTGGTAAACTGGGATCCGGTTTTGGGTACGGCGGTATCGGATTTGGAAGTGGAAAGCGTGGAAGAACAAGGCTCTATGTGGCACATCCGCTATCCGCTGGCGGACAATCCCGCCGAAGCCGTTATCGTGGCGACCACCCGTCCCGAAACGCTGCTGGGCGACGTTGCCGTTGCCGTCAATCCTGAAGACGAACGTTATACCCATTTGATTGGCAAGGAATTAATTCTGCCGCTGACCGGCCGCACCATCCCCGTGATTGCCGACGAATACGTCGAAAAAGACTTCGGTACCGGCTGCGTAAAAATCACGCCTGCGCACGACTTCAACGACTACGAAGTCGGCAAACGCCACGACACGCGCCTGATTAACGTGTTCGATTTGGAAGCCAAAGTGCTGGCAAACGCCGAAGTGTTCAACTTCAAAGGCGAAGCGCAACAAGGCTTTGCCCTGCCTGAAAAATATGCAGGCTTGGACCGATTTGCCGCGCGTAAACAAATGGTCGCCGATTTGCAGGAACAAGGCTTGCTGGTCGAAATCAAAGCGCACACGCTGATGACGCCGAAAGGCGACCGCACCGGCTCAGTAATTGAACCGATGCTGACCAGCCAATGGTTTGTCGCCATGTCCGCCACCCCAAACGGCGGCGAACCTGACAGCGAATTCAAAGGTTTAAGCCTCGCCGATAAAGCTAAAAAAGCCGTCGACAGCGGCGCGGTACGCTTCATCCCTGAAAACTGGGTCAACACCTACAACCAATGGATGAACAACATCCAAGACTGGTGTATCTCGCGCCAACTGTGGTGGGGGCATCAAATCCCCGCGTGGTACGACGAAGCAGGCAATGTTTACGTTGCCCGCAATCAGGAAGAAGCCGAAAAACAAGCCGGCAAAACAGGCTTGACCCGCGAAGAAGACGTATTGGACACATGGTTCTCCTCCGCGCTCGTGCCGTTCTCCACGCTCGGCTGGCCGTCTGAAACCGACGAACTCAAAGCCTTCCTGCCGTCCAACGTTTTGGTCACCGGCTACGAAATCATCTTCTTCTGGGTGGCGCGCATGATTATGATGACCACCCACTTCACCGGCAAAGTACCGTTTAAAGACGTGTACATCCACGGCATCGTGCGCGACCACGAAGGCAAAAAAATGTCCAAATCCGAAGGCAACGTCATCGACCCCGTCGATTTGATTGACGGCATCGACTTGGACAAGCTGCTGGTGAAACGCACGACCGGCCTGCGCAAACCCGAAACCGCGCCGAAAGTGGAAGAAGCCACGAAAAAACTCTTCCCGGAAGGCATCCCCAGCATGGGCGCGGACGCCTTGCGCTTCACCATGGCGAGCTACGCCAGCCTCGGCCGCAGCGTGAACTTCGACTTCAAACGCGCCGAAGGCTACCGCAACTTCTGCAACAAAATCTGGAACGCCACCAATTTTGTGCTGATGAACACCGAAAACCAAGACTGCGGCCAAGACGAAACCCAGCCGCTGGCATACACCTTCGCCGACCAATGGATTATCGGCCGCCTGCAACAAACCGAAGCCGCCGCTGCCGAAGCATTTGAAACCTACCGCTTCGACTTGGCCGCGCAAACGCTGTACGAATTCGTGTGGAACGACTATTGCGACTGGTATATCGAATTGGCCAAAGTGCAAATCCAAACCGGCTGCCCCACCACCCAGCGCACCACGCGCCGCACCTTGGTTCGCGTGCTGGAAGCCGCATTGCGCCTGCTGCACCCGATTATCCCGTTCATCACCGAAGAACTGTGGCAGGCCGTCGCCCCGCTGGCCAACGCCAAAACCGCCGACAGCATTATGCTGGCCGCCTATCCCAAAGCCGACCCGGAAAAAATCGTGCAGGCTGCTTTTGACCAAATGGCGCAACTGCAAGACCTGATTGGCGCCGTGCGCAACCTGCGTGGCGAAATGGGCATTGCCCCGAACGTGAAAGCGCCGCTGTTTGTGGAAGGCAGTGTGCCTGAAGCGCTGCTGAAATACCTGCCCGCCCTCACGCGCCTGACCGAAGCCAAAACAGTGGACAGGCTGCCCGAAAGCGAAGACGCGCCCGTCGCCGTCTGCAACGGCGCGCGCCTGATGCTGAAAATCGAAATCGACAAAGCCGCCGAAACCGCCCGTTTGAGCAAAGAAGCCGAGAAGCTGCAAAAAGCCTTGGATAAACTCAACGCCAAACTCTCCAAACCCGGCTACACCGAAAAAGCCCCCGCGCATCTGGTGGAAAAAGACAAAGCCGATTTGGCGGAGTTGGAAGACAAAATGGCGAAAGTGCAAAATCAGTTAGCGAAGTTGAAAGACTGA
- a CDS encoding helix-turn-helix domain-containing protein: MKSFEKIDNIRDIRKKLGLNQMDFWSRIGVTQSGGSRYESGRNMPKPVRELLRLVHIERVDLAKVNRDDLAIASLLKNRDPELYASLKKEAKSDKGK; encoded by the coding sequence ATGAAGTCGTTTGAGAAAATTGACAACATCCGCGATATCCGCAAAAAACTCGGTTTGAACCAAATGGACTTTTGGAGCCGTATCGGCGTAACCCAATCCGGTGGTTCACGTTACGAATCCGGCCGCAATATGCCCAAACCTGTACGCGAGCTGCTGCGCTTGGTGCACATCGAACGCGTTGACTTGGCAAAAGTAAACCGCGACGATTTGGCGATTGCCTCCCTGCTGAAAAACCGCGACCCTGAGTTGTACGCTTCCCTGAAAAAAGAAGCCAAATCCGACAAAGGCAAATAA
- a CDS encoding exodeoxyribonuclease III, whose product MLKIISANVNGIRSAYKKGFYEYIAASGADIVCVQELKAQEADLSDEMKNPHGMHGHWHCAEKRGYSGVAVYSKRAPDNVQIGMGIEEFDREGRFVRCDFGKLSVISLYLPSGTSAPERQELKYRFLDAFYPMLEAMKAEGRDIVVCGDWNIAHQNIDLKNWKGNQKNSGFLPEEREWIGKVIHTLGWTDMWRTLYPDNPGYTWWSNRGQAYAKDVGWRIDYQMVTPELAAKAVSAHVYKDEKFSDHAPLVVEYDYAAQ is encoded by the coding sequence ATGCTGAAAATCATCTCCGCCAACGTCAATGGCATCCGCTCCGCCTACAAAAAAGGATTTTACGAATACATTGCCGCATCGGGCGCGGACATTGTCTGCGTGCAGGAACTCAAAGCGCAGGAAGCCGATTTGTCCGACGAAATGAAGAATCCGCACGGGATGCACGGCCATTGGCATTGCGCCGAAAAACGCGGTTACAGCGGCGTAGCGGTGTACAGCAAACGCGCGCCTGACAATGTGCAAATCGGTATGGGCATTGAAGAATTCGACAGGGAAGGGCGGTTTGTGCGCTGCGATTTCGGCAAGCTGTCGGTGATTTCGCTTTATCTGCCCAGCGGCACCAGCGCGCCGGAGCGGCAGGAATTGAAATACCGCTTTTTAGACGCCTTCTATCCCATGCTTGAAGCCATGAAGGCGGAGGGGCGCGACATTGTCGTTTGCGGAGACTGGAACATCGCCCACCAAAACATCGACCTGAAAAACTGGAAAGGCAACCAGAAAAACTCAGGCTTCCTGCCCGAAGAACGCGAATGGATAGGCAAAGTCATCCATACGCTCGGCTGGACGGATATGTGGCGCACGCTCTATCCTGACAATCCGGGCTACACTTGGTGGAGCAACCGCGGACAGGCGTATGCGAAAGATGTCGGGTGGCGCATCGACTATCAGATGGTTACGCCCGAACTCGCCGCCAAAGCGGTGTCCGCGCATGTTTATAAAGACGAGAAATTTTCCGACCATGCACCTTTGGTAGTGGAGTACGACTATGCTGCCCAATAA
- the rsmI gene encoding 16S rRNA (cytidine(1402)-2'-O)-methyltransferase → MFQKHLQKAADSIEKRTLYVVATPIGNLADITLRALAVLQKADIICAEDTRVTAQLLSAYGIQGKLVSVREHNEQQMADKIINHLSDDLTVAQVSDAGTPAVCDPGAKLARRVREAGFKVVPVVGASAVMGALSVAGVTEPNFYFNGFLPPKSGERQKLLAKWAQADFSVVMFETPHRIEATLVDMAALFPERGLTLAREITKTFETFLSGTVTEIQTTLKNDGNQARGEMVLILHPALREKHDTLPEAAQNVMKVLTAELPTKQAAELAAKITGESKKALYDLALGWKRVSDDA, encoded by the coding sequence ATGTTTCAAAAACACCTTCAAAAAGCCGCCGACAGTATTGAAAAACGGACATTATACGTTGTCGCCACGCCCATCGGCAATTTGGCGGACATCACCCTGCGCGCGCTCGCCGTCCTGCAAAAAGCCGATATTATCTGCGCCGAAGATACGCGCGTTACCGCACAGCTTCTAAGCGCATACGGCATACAGGGCAAGCTCGTCAGCGTGCGCGAGCATAACGAACAGCAGATGGCGGACAAAATCATCAACCATCTTTCAGACGACCTTACCGTCGCACAAGTTTCCGACGCAGGTACGCCTGCGGTTTGTGATCCCGGTGCGAAACTCGCCCGCCGCGTGCGTGAGGCTGGTTTTAAAGTTGTCCCCGTTGTCGGTGCGAGCGCGGTGATGGGCGCGTTGAGCGTCGCAGGCGTTACCGAACCTAATTTCTACTTCAACGGTTTCCTGCCGCCCAAATCCGGCGAACGGCAGAAGCTGCTTGCCAAATGGGCGCAGGCTGATTTTTCTGTTGTAATGTTCGAAACCCCGCACCGCATCGAAGCTACCCTTGTCGACATGGCAGCCCTCTTCCCCGAACGCGGTCTTACTCTCGCCCGAGAAATCACCAAAACCTTCGAAACCTTTCTTAGCGGTACGGTTACTGAAATTCAGACGACCCTGAAAAACGACGGCAATCAGGCGCGCGGCGAAATGGTGCTCATCCTCCATCCTGCTCTTCGTGAGAAACACGATACCTTGCCCGAAGCCGCGCAAAACGTTATGAAAGTCCTCACCGCCGAACTACCTACCAAACAGGCTGCCGAACTTGCCGCCAAAATTACCGGAGAAAGCAAAAAAGCCTTGTACGATTTGGCGTTGGGGTGGAAACGGGTTTCAGACGACGCTTGA
- a CDS encoding alpha/beta hydrolase, with translation MRTFELEDLTLFLIRDADEAEMWIDRWAVSYPVVQTTAASANQSIAQWQANIQTAFEGISGEHIAVVAHGAGVSAFLAWLYQTDILTQKKIVNIILVSPRPEAFPDDEIHTFRRVRCPCRTALVIAEQNGTPRNWAEERANLWNARLLLSPHSGTLNGALGGWQWGMKLMQEMLLS, from the coding sequence ATGCGAACTTTCGAACTCGAAGACCTGACGCTTTTCTTGATACGCGACGCGGACGAAGCGGAAATGTGGATAGACCGCTGGGCGGTCAGCTATCCCGTCGTCCAAACCACCGCCGCTTCCGCCAATCAAAGCATCGCCCAATGGCAGGCAAATATTCAAACGGCGTTTGAAGGCATCAGCGGCGAACACATCGCCGTCGTCGCCCACGGCGCAGGCGTGTCCGCTTTTTTGGCGTGGCTCTACCAAACCGACATCCTGACGCAGAAAAAAATTGTCAACATCATCCTCGTCTCGCCGCGCCCCGAAGCCTTCCCCGACGATGAAATACATACCTTCCGGCGAGTTCGTTGCCCCTGCCGCACCGCACTTGTAATCGCCGAACAAAACGGCACGCCGCGCAACTGGGCGGAAGAACGGGCCAACCTGTGGAACGCCCGCCTCCTCCTGTCGCCACATTCCGGCACACTCAACGGTGCACTCGGCGGCTGGCAATGGGGCATGAAGCTGATGCAGGAAATGCTCTTGAGTTGA
- the trpC gene encoding indole-3-glycerol phosphate synthase TrpC encodes MTDILNKILATKALEVATQKASVSLDEMKKQADAALPVRGFFDSIRTKHEQNRPAVIAEIKKASPSKGLIRPDFHPVQIARAYENAGAACLSVLTDEQYFQGSPEYLKAARAAVGLPVLRKDFIIDEYQIYQARAWGADAVLLIAAALEQEQLEHFEAVAHQLGMNVLLELHDTSELEKCRNLTTPLWGVNNRNLRTFDVSLQQTLDLLPALAGKTVVTESGIRSKSDVDFMRSHGVHTFLIGETFMRADDIEAEVRKLF; translated from the coding sequence ATGACCGATATTCTGAATAAAATCCTTGCAACCAAAGCCCTGGAAGTCGCCACACAAAAAGCTTCTGTCTCTTTGGATGAAATGAAAAAACAGGCAGATGCCGCCTTGCCCGTACGCGGTTTTTTTGACTCTATCCGTACCAAACACGAGCAAAACCGCCCTGCCGTCATTGCTGAAATTAAAAAAGCCAGCCCGAGCAAAGGGCTGATTAGACCCGATTTCCATCCTGTGCAGATTGCCCGCGCCTATGAAAATGCCGGAGCTGCGTGCTTGTCCGTCTTAACTGACGAACAATATTTCCAAGGCTCTCCCGAATATTTGAAAGCGGCACGCGCGGCAGTCGGGCTTCCCGTTTTACGAAAAGACTTCATCATTGATGAGTATCAGATTTATCAGGCGCGTGCCTGGGGTGCTGATGCCGTCTTACTGATTGCCGCCGCGCTTGAGCAAGAACAATTAGAACATTTTGAAGCAGTAGCCCATCAATTAGGCATGAACGTATTGTTGGAACTGCATGATACTTCCGAATTGGAAAAATGCCGAAATCTGACAACACCCCTATGGGGCGTAAACAACCGCAACCTGCGGACATTCGACGTATCTTTACAGCAGACTCTAGATTTACTGCCTGCACTGGCAGGTAAAACCGTCGTTACCGAAAGCGGCATCCGAAGCAAATCCGATGTCGATTTTATGCGCAGCCACGGCGTACATACCTTCCTTATCGGCGAAACTTTTATGCGCGCCGACGATATTGAAGCGGAAGTGAGGAAGCTGTTTTAA
- a CDS encoding DUF488 domain-containing protein: MFTVQRIYRYLPAEGQTAVFIDRLYPRGITKEKFASALWLKDITPSAALRRWYHENPEQNFDGFVTRYHEELQGEVQQRAVARLLQLEKQNGRVWLLTAVKNPQRSHVSALAQFLGAVFEYRE; encoded by the coding sequence ATGTTTACCGTACAACGCATTTATCGTTACCTCCCCGCAGAAGGGCAAACTGCCGTCTTTATCGACCGCCTTTATCCGCGCGGGATTACGAAGGAAAAGTTCGCCTCCGCCCTCTGGCTCAAAGACATTACGCCCAGTGCCGCCCTGCGCCGTTGGTATCATGAAAACCCGGAGCAGAATTTCGACGGCTTCGTTACGCGCTATCACGAAGAATTGCAGGGTGAGGTGCAACAGCGCGCCGTAGCCCGCCTGCTTCAGTTGGAGAAGCAAAACGGCAGGGTATGGCTGCTGACCGCCGTCAAGAATCCGCAGCGTTCCCATGTTTCGGCGTTGGCCCAGTTTTTAGGTGCGGTATTCGAGTATCGGGAATAG